The Triticum aestivum cultivar Chinese Spring chromosome 5A, IWGSC CS RefSeq v2.1, whole genome shotgun sequence genomic sequence CTGCCTTGGGCGAGCATGGAGTAACATGGGCTGACTTATGCATGCAAGCCGACAGACGACCGGAAACCTAGTTTTTTCGCCAAAGACTCTCTAACACGAGTTTCTTTTTCCTACCCTGGCAGCCACCTCCTGCCGCCGAGCGATCTCCCAGATCTCGTCCATGCCCAAGCGACCCCGCTTGATGACCTCCTGTCTCAACGTCGGGAACTGTGACATCACGACTAAAGTTATGCTGAAGTCACCGAGCTTTGCATTGGTGGCCAAGCTCTCCAGGAGCGCGAGCTGCTCCGTTACGGGCTCGCCCTCCGCGTACCGGAACGTCCCGGCCTTCTCACGGGGCACGTTGAGTAAGGGATCATCCACCGACATGTCCAGGTCGTAGGTGCGCGCCACGGCGCGCCACACGGCCGCCGCGGTGGCGTGGGGCGCGTAGACCTGGAGGAGGCGGTCCGAGAGCGTGGCCAGGATGTGGCCGCGGCAcatggcgtccgcgcgcgcccatCGCTTGCCGGCGGCCGTATTCTCGTCGGCGGGGCGCTCCTCGGTCAGCACGTGCGCCACGTCGAGGGTCTGGAGGCGGAGCAGCACAGACTCCCTTCAGCGGAGGTAGCCGCTCTCTCCGTCCAGCGGCGCGATGGGGAGCagaggcggcgccggcgacgacatCGACGCGCGCCTGGCAATGTTGTTTTTCTTGCCACTATCTCACGGCCTGGTACGAGGACCGCGAGGTGCTGTATGTGGTAATATATGGTAATATATACACACACGGACGTGGGTGGGTGCAACAATAAAACGACACGGACTCTAACCTGAGCTTTGCTACATCTACATGCGATTTCTCACAGAAGGGAAGTTACGGACTGACATGACCCAGTTAAAATCAAAGGATGGGGCCAGCTAAAATCAAGGAGGGGTGAATTCATGGTGGAGAGGAGGACACATCTCCCCGTGAAACCAGCCTGTAGCACTCTTTCCGTAAGTGTAGGATTTTCGCTCTAACCCACTCAGCCTAGTGCCGTGATACCGAGACGTATCCGTCCACAACCCTACTCGGCCTTCTTATTTTTGAGATTCTTATATCGGGCATATAAACGCACAGATCGCGGACCACAGAGGGAGCTTACACTACCCCCGGCTTACAGGCGTGCGCACTCGGATGGCGGACAAACAGTCTCACGGGCGCGCCAGGCGCCGGTCCAGAACCCCGTCGCACCTCCAGGGCTGCTCATTCTCCTCCTCCGCCCCAACCATCACCCCTGCCTGTACGACGATGAAGACGAAGCCTTCTTGTGATTGGGGAACAAAGCGCCCACGCACGGTGCTCAATGGCCGCCGCTCCGTGGCTACGACTGAATGGTACGTACGTGCTTCAATGAAATTTATTTGATTTTGGTCTTCTGATTCGTGTTTTCACAGGAGGGACTGGGCGAATCTTTCTGATGGACCGATTGGCGTGATCGCCGATTACATCCTTGCCCACGACGTGGCCGATTACATCCGCCTCCGTGCTGTATGCCGTGCTTGGCGGCGGTGTTGCATCGATCCGCTAGGGCTCGACGAGCTCGACCGCCGTCTTCATCCTCGGCACTGGATCATGCTCCGGGAGAAACTTGCCATTCCCCACCGCCGTCGGTTTCTCAGCCTCTCCACTGGCGAGACCATAGAAGTGGATCTCCTGGTGCTTCTCTGGCACAAGACACTCACGTCCACCCCCGAGGGCCTCCTCATCCTGCTCGATGAGTACAACCACATTCGACTACTAAATCCGCTCACACGCCACATTATAGAGCTTCCACCGGTGACTACGTTGCTGCCTTCAGACCATCACTATGATCTTTTTAATGGTCAATTATTAGCGTGGGGTTCCTTCATTGTCACTGATCCTATCTCATTTGTGCTCTGTTTCCCCTCCCTCGGCCACCTAAGCATTGCCAAGTGTTGGAAGGTAATACAGTTCAAAAGCTCGCCATATATAACTCCTTCCATGTTCTTGGGTCGTTTCTACTGTGTCATCCAGGACAACCTCATGGTATTGGAAACGAGCACATTCCCACGATTGGAGGTGGCTGCAAAGCTGCGTAAGCCAATTTACACAGTGACTCATACATCACACCTGGTGGACAATGGTGGAAAGTTGATGTTTGTGCACGGGCAACCTTGCTCGATGAGATATGACGTGTATCGTGTGGATTTGGAAAAGAAGGCTGTATTTCCGGTCAAGGGATTCGATGGACACGCACTGTTTCTGGGCAAACGTTTCTCCTTTTCAGTGTGCACGAGGGTTTTCCCTTTCATTAAGGGCAGCACTGTCTACTTGAGCTTTGATTTCGACGAGAGAATCAATGGGAAAATTGAGGCCTATTATGTGCCAGACCGAAGGGCCAAACCCAATAACTACATCATCTGGGACAAGTCCCGAAACTGGCTGCATAGGGTCTTGTTGTCGCCGCATAGTATTGTCGATTGTCTCTCCTTGTGCAATACTTTCAAAGCATATTCTCTATATTTAAAACCAATAATTTATATTGACATGTAAAAATTTGAGTTGTAGGTTTTCCCATTTTCCATTTGTACCCAAAGCCTTTTACAATTAATAGTGTTTGGCTAGTTctggggaggcttgactttttctTCTAAATGTGTACAAAGTGGGATGTCTATTTCAATGCTTATTACATAATTGTTTTTCTTCTATCAACTCAATTCACTGAGATATATTATTTTTCTCACGAAAAACTTTTCATATGAATAACTATACTTTGATGAATTGTAGCCTCAGACACATATGCATTGAGGAGTTGCATGTTACCatatgtaagagcatctccaacgggaTGGGGCAAATTTGGCCCTTCATGCGTCTGCAAATGCGTTCACACAATGTTCAGGCATGTCTGTTTTGAACCCTCATTTGTCCGACCGCGTAgccatgcacccccccccccccacacacacacacaattgtcTGGACACACGCATATGATTGAGCGGATgaagagagaaagagaaaaggCTAAGTGGGATAGCCCAGACATATGAGGAGGATTTGAGGGGTCCAATTGTGTggcatttttcttctctctcttgccCCAGTCCTGTCTGGGCGAACATACATGTACGGGAGAATATCCTGTGCTTCGGGAGCACCCAAGGACAGGTGCTCTAGCGTGAGCTACGTCGTTGGATCTAGATCCAATGGTCATCTAAGGATGCGCGGGACCTATACGTAATTACCAGACtccttgttttttttttgcaaaatgtgCAAGCTCTCTCCATGGACACTGGATCTCGGATCATACGGTTGAGGAGCTCCCAGAGCATGTAAGCCTAGGTGCTCCCGGAGTACCTGATATTCTCCCATATAGGGACAagaacaatgtgtgtgtgtgttggggtgGGGTTCTGATTAGAGGTGTTCTAAGCATCTAGTGTGAAGAGTTTAGATATGAAAACACAcgttgtaggatttttttttcttttaggaAGTAAAGTAGGGGCCTCCTAAACATTTAGGTAATTTTGTCTTACAAAGAAAAAACCGCTCGAAGTAGCAAGCCTAGTCAACATCAAAATTGGGTGGAAACAAAATGGACTAAAATGCTTACTCTGTCTTCACAATTGATCCTTTGCTATATTCATCTTCGATGCCACTTGTGCCCATGCTTACTCTGTCTTCACAATTGATCGAGTTGCGTCTTGGTTTACAAGCGAAGTCACTCGGAAGCTTGTTCAATATAACCATTGCCAATTCAACGTCGTTTTTGTATGGGGGCTTACCCAGAGCCTCGGCGTGCGTGATCTGCTCTAGGAACGGCTAACTGTCGCCCAACACGAAGTGGTTCGAACAGCTGCCGCGTGACGCGGCACATGTCCAGGTCGTACGTGCACACCACGGTGGTGGTGTGGTAGATGTGGTCGGGGGAGATGCAGTCGCAGAGCGTTGCGAGGATGTGCCGCGGCATATGGcatctttttttctcttctttttttgatAAAAGATGCCATATGGGCGCCCACTTCTTCTTCTTTGCCGCTGCCGGGCCATCATAGTGGGAGCCGATCGTCGAGTGGTCTCTGGAGAGCACGGCGACGGCGAGCATGTGGCGCGTGGTGAGCACATGGGCGACGTCTAGGGCGTGGAAGCGGAGGAGCACCGATTCCTTCTACCGGAGGTAGCTCTCAGCGCCGTCCAGCGGATTGAGCTCAAGGGCCGACGCGATGGCTCGCAGAATCAACATTGCCATGTAAAAAACACAATGAGCACCATAGGTGTGGACGTATGGTGCATTTGCACAGGCACCTGGTGTGCATCGAACAGTGCAGCTACGTCCACAAAGGCCTCATCCGGGCCGCCGGCTGGGCGTGCTCGAGCCGAGTGCGACCTGCTCAGGGCCTTATATGTCCCACAAAACACCTGAGAAATCATCCGGAGTACAAAGCAGCCACCCAACGGACCAGGAATAGCATCGTAGATCCGTAGTAAACTCGGAAACGCGTAAGCGACGGAATTGTACCTAGTGCCGAGTCGGGATCCGTCCGGAACCACTGCCCACGATGCGTAAAAGGCAGCAGCACGGCATCGATCGGGCTCAAACACGAAGGAGGATGTCAGAGAAAGAGTCCCACGGGCGAGCCTGGCGGCGGTCGAGAACCCTACCGCACCGCTGCTCATGCTGCTCCTCCGCCCACCCGGCGGCCCGAACCATCACCGCCGCCGGTACCAGTACGACCATGAAGCCTTTTTGTGATTGGGGGGCAAAGCGCGCACGCACGGTGCCCAATGGACGGTACGTGCATCTTTCTCCCTGGTTTTCCACTAAAATTCAGCAGTATTCGATCCCTGTCTTCTGACCCGTGTTGCCACAGGAGGGACTGGGCGAGTCTTTCTGACGGGCCGGCCGGGGTGATCGCCGATCGCGTCCTCGACCACGACGTGGCAGACTACATCCGCTTTCGTGCAGCGTGCCGTGCATGGCGGCGGTGCTCTACCGATCCGCGTGGGCTCGATGGCCTGGACCGCCGTCTTCACCCCCGTCGCTGGATCATGCTTCGGGAGCAACTCGCCCTTTCGTATTATCGTCGCTTCCTTAACCTTTCCACCGGCGAGACCATAAAAGTGGATCTCCTGGAGCTCAACGCCCACATGATGCTCACGTCGACTCCTGAGGGTCTCCTCATGCTACTCCACGAGCGTATCTACATTCGGCTACTAAACCCGCTCACACACCACCTCATAGAGTTCCCACCGGTGACCACATTGCTCAAGTCGAACAGCCGCCGTATCCTTTTAGAGGGCCAATTATTAGTGTGGGGTTCCTTCATTGGCACTGATTCTATATCATTCGTGCTTCACGTTCCCGGGCTCCTAGGCATTGCCAAGCCTGGTGACGCGTGTTGGAAGATAATACGGTACGAAAGCTCAACATATACAACTCCTTTAATGTTCATGGGCCGCTTCTACTGTGTGATAAATGACAAACTCATGGTACTTGAAATGaacataggccctgtttggttcatactctctctgtccgggtttattaggcctctcagcatcacaaacatgtccccttttataaggccccgcgttggaaaggtgcatgcatgcaaccatttcattggttgtattgaaagctattgttgttggtgccatgacagaaaagttaatacacttcatgtgtgctttttcattggatgcatgcatgtgagagagtgcattgggagtggaatggaagaattaatgtgagcaaattactatgtgtcttggtctaagagaagttgtctttatgcctaataaacccggacggagggagtaagtcctaggactttttctagtcccaactaaaaagtctctagtccctaaAAAGTTCCTCCATGTTTGTTTTCAGAGAttaaaaagtctctagtccctttctagaggttattaaatgaccatgttgcccctagtatatagaaaaataacaatcaaacaacaccatggggtggcgggccattgaatgcatggaggggcattgttggaaaagtcacaaaaagtcccaaaaaagactctccttgagagtcttcttcatttagtcccaaatgcctagtttagtctcTAAA encodes the following:
- the LOC123107946 gene encoding uncharacterized protein, coding for MCRGHILATLSDRLLQVYAPHATAAAVWRAVARTYDLDMSVDDPLLNVPREKAGTFRYAEGEPVTEQLALLESLATNAKLGDFSITLVVMSQFPTLRQEVIKRGRLGMDEIWEIARRQEVAARVGKRNSC